GCACCCCGAGGTGTTTTCGGGCATCGTGACCCAATCCAGGAAAATGTTCTCCCTGTTCCAGTACATCGAGGCGGTGGCATGCAGTTCCGAGTCCATTCTGATTACGGGAGAGAGTGGGGTCGGCAAGGAGCTTTTCGCCAGGGCGGTTCACAGGATCGACCGCCGCCAGGAAAACTGGGTTGCGCTGAATGTGGCGGGACTGGATGACGGTGTATTTTCGGATGCTCTCTTCGGTCACGTCAAGGGGGCCTTTACCGGAGCGGAAAAATCCCGGCCAGGTATGATCGAAAAGGCGGCCGGAGGAGTTCTCTTCCTTGACGAGATCGGCGACCTGAGTCTGGCCTCCCAGGTGAAACTTCTGCGGTTTCTGCAGGAAGGCGAATATCTTCCCCTTGGCAGCGATACGCCCAGAAGGGCAAATGTGCGCATCATTGCGGCGACCAACCACGATCTAGATGCCATGCAGGCCCGAGGGGACTTCCGCAAGGACCTCTATTTCAGGCTGTGCGCCCACCGTATCCACGTCCCGCCACTGCGGGAGAGGAAGGAAGATATTCCGCTACTTCTGGATTATTTTCTGGAAGAGGCAGCCGAGTCAATGGGGAAGCGGAAGCCGACTCCCCCGGAGGAACTTTCCGTCTTTCTTTCAACTTACCGTTTCCCCGGCAATGTGCGCGAATTGCGCGCCATGATCTATAACGCCGTCAGCATTCACCGATCCGGCAAGCTGTCCATGGTGTCGTTCAAGGAAGTCCTCCGCCGGGAACCCCGCCCGGAAATCCATGAGATGGAGTCTCTTTATGAAGACCGACAGGGGGCCTCGCCTTTTTTTTCCCTATCGGCCCTGCCCACCCTTTCGCATGCATCGGAGCTTCTTGTTGAGGAAGCCCTGAGACGGTCCAGGGGCAATCAGACCATCGCCGCAGGCCTTCTCGGAATTTCCCGACAAGCCCTGAGCAAGCGCCTCAAAAAGCCAAAGTGATCGATCACCTTTTCCCTCCTCCCCGCAACCCCGCAACCAGGGTTGCACAAGCAGCCCTGGTTGCGTCGGGCGTTTTGGATTTGGGCCTCATTAAAATTATTCGTCCTTTCCGAAACAACTCACTGTTTTTCCAAGTCAAGCCCTTATTATATGTCTAATTAAATTAAGCTTTTGTTTGTCTTGTATCTCTCCAGTCACTCCCCTTGTCAATATTGATTGCACCGTTGTCATTTCCATTATTCTTTGAGCTGGGCCATTTAAGCGACAAGACAAGACATTTTTATCCAAATATAGTTTTCTGGCACCAGGCTTGCTTTGTTAGGCGCATCACATGGGATAGATTTTTTTAAAGGCCGATGTAATTTGATCGCAAGGAAGACGGATATGACGCATAAACACGTTTTCGTTGTGGGGTTTCCTTCTGCAAGTCTGGCTAATCTGAATTATTTTATACAACAGGCAGGTTGCAGAGTAACAACAGCGAAAGATGCTATAGAAGCAGTCAATTTGATGCTAAATAAAAAATTGACGTTCAGAACCCTTGATCTGATTCTTATGAACAACTGTGTGACTTTTTTACAGTTTATGGACATGTTTGACGGTGCCGTCAGGCTGTCCAGGAAATACAACTTTCTGGTCCTGGATGAACTTGATCAGAATGAAAAATTCAAGGAATTGCTGAATGAAAATACAAATCAGTTTGAAGTAGAATTCTGTTCAAATAATGATCTGATCGAAAAATTCAATATGATTCTTCAATAATGTTTCAGGGGACCGAGAATTGAAGAAAGGAAAAATACATGGTGATTGACGGGGCCGAAAAAGAAGGTTGCTGCAGGGAATTGGTCCTGAAAGGGGCATTGGTCATACAGCGTGTGACCGAGGTCAGAGAGGAACTGCAGAAGGCCTTGGAGGAGGCCGACATTCTGATGGTCAATCTCACGGAAACCTCTGAAATGGACCTCTCCGGCCTTCAATTGCTCTGCTCAGCCCATCGTGCCGCGATCGCTTTGAAAAAGACGCTCACCAGGGTCGGCGGTCCCGAAATCAGGGGAATTTTTGCAGAGGTCGATGTGACCGGCACCCGGGGCTGTTCCCTGGCCTGCGATCAAGGGTGTGTCTGGGTCGGGGGAAAAGCGGCCTGAGGTGAAGAGCGGTATGCGAGAACTCGAGACCACCTTTGAGGGGAGGGCTCATTCAAAAGAGAGAAGGTGAATTATGAGTAGAAAGATCATGACGGTGGACGATTCAGCGACGGTGCGGCAGATGTTGAGTTTTACTCTGCAGGACGCCGGGTACGAGGTGATAGAAGCCACGGACGGTGTGGATGCTCTTGAAAAACTGAAAAACGAGGCGATTCAGATGCTCATCACCGATTTGAACATGCCCCAGATGGATGGAATCGAACTCATCCGCGAGGTGAGAAAGACTCCCGGAAACCGCTTTGTTCCTATCATCATGTTGACCACCGAATCCACCGAGCAGAAAAAAAAGGCCGGGAAGAGTGCCGGCGCTTCGGGGTGGATCGTCAAACCTTTCAAGCCTGAACAGCTTCTGCGCGTGGTGAAGATGGTGCTGGTGTGACGGATCGGTACCGCGAGACGTTCAGGGATGAGGCCGGGGAGATTCTCTGCGAACTCGAAACCGCTCTGCTCGAACTTGAGGTGAGCCCCGGCGACGGGGAGGCCATCGGAAGGGTCTTCCGCGCTCTCCACACCATAAAAGGATCGGGAGCCATGTCCGGCTTCGATGAGGTGGCGAATTTCACCCATGAAGTCGAAACGGTTTACGAACTCGTGCGTTGCGGCAGGCTGCCGGTGAGCCGAGATCTGATCAATCTCACCCTGGGCGCCCGGGACAGGATCAAGACATTGATTGAGTCGAGCGGAGGGATCGATGACGCCCGAACAAGGGAGATCGTCGCGGCATTCAGGAAGTATCTTCCTGAAGAGCAAGGCGATGCTCTCTCGATCTCCTCCAATTGCAGGGACATCACCTACCACATTCGTTTCTGCCCCCCCGCCGATATTTTTCTCCGGGGGATCAATCCTCTGGCCTTGCTGAAGGAGCTTGCCGAACTTGGTCAATGCCGGATCACGACTCACACGGAGGCGATCCCTGCGCTGGAGGAGATCGATCCCGAGCTTTGCCATCTCTGGTGGGATATCGTCCTGACCACCACCCGCGGCATGGACGCCATTCGGGATGTGTTCATCTTTGTGGAGGAAGATTGCGAACTTCGGATCGAAGCC
The window above is part of the Desulfuromonas sp. TF genome. Proteins encoded here:
- a CDS encoding response regulator; amino-acid sequence: MSRKIMTVDDSATVRQMLSFTLQDAGYEVIEATDGVDALEKLKNEAIQMLITDLNMPQMDGIELIREVRKTPGNRFVPIIMLTTESTEQKKKAGKSAGASGWIVKPFKPEQLLRVVKMVLV
- a CDS encoding sigma-54 dependent transcriptional regulator, which encodes MKEPLNPTSPLLLVDDEESWLNSLSFMLEFSAGYNNIIRCQDSREVMDILARQPVAMILLDLTMPHLSGEDILTSVVQEYPETPVVILSGMNQLATAVQCMRQGAADYFVKTVERERLIAGIRRILAIQELQQENRKLRDGFLQDRLEHPEVFSGIVTQSRKMFSLFQYIEAVACSSESILITGESGVGKELFARAVHRIDRRQENWVALNVAGLDDGVFSDALFGHVKGAFTGAEKSRPGMIEKAAGGVLFLDEIGDLSLASQVKLLRFLQEGEYLPLGSDTPRRANVRIIAATNHDLDAMQARGDFRKDLYFRLCAHRIHVPPLRERKEDIPLLLDYFLEEAAESMGKRKPTPPEELSVFLSTYRFPGNVRELRAMIYNAVSIHRSGKLSMVSFKEVLRREPRPEIHEMESLYEDRQGASPFFSLSALPTLSHASELLVEEALRRSRGNQTIAAGLLGISRQALSKRLKKPK
- a CDS encoding lipid asymmetry maintenance protein MlaB, yielding MVIDGAEKEGCCRELVLKGALVIQRVTEVREELQKALEEADILMVNLTETSEMDLSGLQLLCSAHRAAIALKKTLTRVGGPEIRGIFAEVDVTGTRGCSLACDQGCVWVGGKAA